In Candidatus Brocadia sp., the genomic stretch AAATACAGGCAGGGGCTGGTGGAGCTGAAAACTGCGGTCATCTTTGGCATACCATCCATAGCTGCAGTTTTTGTTACCCGCAAATTTCTTGTGCCGCTAATTCCTGATCATCTTTTTAGCGTGAGTGGCCTTGAAATAACCAAACCTGTTTTTATCATGGTTTTGTTTGCCTTCTTCATGGCTTTTGTTTCTTACTCCATGATAAAAAATGAAATAAAGGAAAATGAAGATCAGCAGCCACAACGATTTAATTACCCCATGATAGTGCTGGAGGGAACTTTTGTTGGTATTCTTACCGGGCTTGTAGGCGCCGGCGGGGGATTTTTAATTGTTCCTGCTCTGGTAGTATTCAGCAAACTGCCGATGAAAATGGCTGTAGGAACTTCATTGCTTATTATAGCTGTTAAATCATTGATTGGTTTTACCGGTGATCTTGCTCACTATACCATGGATTGGCAAATGCTGCTTATTGTTACAACAGCAGCCACTGGCGGAATATTTATTGGCAACGCCATGAATAAAAAAGTTCCCGGGGAAAGGCTGAAAAAATCGTTTGGCTGGTTTGTGCTGGGGATGGGTATTTTTGTTATCGTAAAAGAGTTTTTTTTCAATAAGTGATGTGACAGGT encodes the following:
- a CDS encoding sulfite exporter TauE/SafE family protein, which gives rise to MEIIGYTASVIIGISLGLIGGGGSILTVPVLVYLFGIEPVLATAYSLFIVGVTSLVGALPKYRQGLVELKTAVIFGIPSIAAVFVTRKFLVPLIPDHLFSVSGLEITKPVFIMVLFAFFMAFVSYSMIKNEIKENEDQQPQRFNYPMIVLEGTFVGILTGLVGAGGGFLIVPALVVFSKLPMKMAVGTSLLIIAVKSLIGFTGDLAHYTMDWQMLLIVTTAATGGIFIGNAMNKKVPGERLKKSFGWFVLGMGIFVIVKEFFFNK